From the bacterium genome, one window contains:
- a CDS encoding histidine phosphatase family protein encodes MLLYLLRHGETAWNAERRIQGVSDTPLNEVGRAQAEALVTALKDRPIEFVATSPLRRARETAEILAEALSVSIEEVPGLSELDQGELEGKKIEELQEGYNGFFDLWERTPAAVRMPGGETLGELQERAWAAMEELRERHAGRTFAAVSHNLAISTILCRILGMDLNQIRRLRQHNASLNIVEHSGKRGWSAVTVNSLAHLREVARTGQNPYL; translated from the coding sequence TTGCTTCTCTATCTGTTGCGTCATGGCGAAACCGCCTGGAACGCCGAGCGCCGCATCCAGGGCGTATCGGATACGCCCCTGAACGAAGTCGGCCGCGCCCAGGCAGAAGCGCTGGTCACGGCGTTGAAGGATCGCCCGATCGAATTCGTCGCCACAAGCCCCCTGCGGCGCGCCCGTGAGACGGCGGAGATCCTTGCGGAGGCACTCTCGGTTTCCATCGAGGAGGTGCCCGGCCTCTCCGAGCTGGATCAGGGGGAACTCGAAGGCAAGAAAATCGAGGAGCTTCAAGAGGGGTACAACGGTTTTTTCGACCTGTGGGAACGGACGCCCGCCGCCGTGCGCATGCCGGGCGGGGAGACCCTTGGCGAGCTTCAGGAAAGAGCCTGGGCGGCCATGGAGGAACTTCGCGAGCGCCACGCCGGCCGGACGTTCGCCGCGGTCAGCCACAATCTTGCTATCTCCACCATCTTGTGCCGCATCCTGGGGATGGATCTGAACCAGATCCGCCGCCTCCGGCAGCACAACGCTTCCCTGAATATTGTGGAGCACTCCGGCAAGCGGGGATGGAGCGCGGTCACGGTGAACAGCCTG